GTATGTTAAGTATTATAAGCATATGAAAAACTTTTTCAATCTTGAGATGGGTATATCATTTAGTGAATATCCAAAGAGAGTTGAAGAAATAATCGCAGAGCGACTACCAAGGACTTTATTTTTGTTTCTCGCAAGCTCAGTTTTGTCTTTTCTACTTGGATTCGATCTTGGGAAAAGAATTGCATGGAAACGTGGAGGAATAACAGACAAAGCAGCAACATTCGTTGGTATCGTTTTTTGGACAATATTTACCCCGTTTTACATGCTTATAATAATATGGTTATTCGCAGTTACATTACGTTGGTTCCCACTCTCTGGATTTGTAACTCCTGCCAAGTGGTTTAACGCACCATTCAGCGCTCAGGATGTATTCATAAGACTTCTTTGGACTGAGTTATTTTTGCTTGTAGCTTGGATCGTTGGAATATTTATTGCCTCAAGATTAAGGACTATAAGTTCAAAAAAGTTGGCAATTTGGTTCTCAGTAATAGTAGGATTTATCATGACTATGATATATTGGATGACGAACGGAATGGGAACATATGCTTTAGACATAATTTATCATCTTGCGCTCCCAGTTATAGCACTTGTTACACTACATTTTGCCGGTGACATGCTCGTTATGAGAGATACAATGCTTGAAGTTATAAAAGAAGATTACATTACAACAGCACGTGCCAAAGGATTACCAGATAAGGTAATCCGTGATAAACATGCAGCAAGAACAGCCCTCTTACCACTTATGACAAGTTTTGTTATTGGGTTAGCTTCAACAGTAAGTGGTGGGGTTATAACGGAGACAATGTTTTCTTGGAAAGGTATGGGGCTTACAT
The Fervidobacterium sp. DNA segment above includes these coding regions:
- a CDS encoding ABC transporter permease; the protein is MTKQVLLVIFGIILPLIGVFYSLKKGKKPINYIFLGISLALYYGALFNIKYLYLFSPRFNFIVAPIVYFYGFDLPGLAKFIRNRIAQIVLLLVIYVTVVFFIFLAMPGDYTTKFLDPKLMRNPEMYERIKQLFGVEDPWYVKYYKHMKNFFNLEMGISFSEYPKRVEEIIAERLPRTLFLFLASSVLSFLLGFDLGKRIAWKRGGITDKAATFVGIVFWTIFTPFYMLIIIWLFAVTLRWFPLSGFVTPAKWFNAPFSAQDVFIRLLWTELFLLVAWIVGIFIASRLRTISSKKLAIWFSVIVGFIMTMIYWMTNGMGTYALDIIYHLALPVIALVTLHFAGDMLVMRDTMLEVIKEDYITTARAKGLPDKVIRDKHAARTALLPLMTSFVIGLASTVSGGVITETMFSWKGMGLTLLEATTAQDTPLAIGCLVFTGVLVLFAHLVADILYALLDPRIRY